Genomic window (Zingiber officinale cultivar Zhangliang chromosome 2B, Zo_v1.1, whole genome shotgun sequence):
GCGCGTCCTCGATCCCCTCCTCTCTTACCCGTCTACCATCCTTGGCCGAGAACGCGCCATCGTCATCAATCTGGAGCACATTAAGGCCATCATAACCGCCACCGAGGTGCTCGTGCCCAACTCGAAGGATCCCATGGTTGCCCCTTTTGTCCAGGACCTGCAGTCCCGAGTCTTCAGTTCTTATGGCGCTCCTCAGCAGGAGGTGTTTGACTCTTCTTTTATATGTCAATCTGTTGACCCTACTCTGACGGTTCTTGGAAGCAAAAATAGAAATCTGTCTAGGATTTATACCTATGCTTGAATGATTCGATTCGGTTTTGTAGTAATTACTTTTCCGGTTACCTATTTGATTTTATTCTTCAATAATCGTTGGATTACCATATCACTTAACTATGATTATTGATTTCTTTAGGTTCGTCTAGTGCATAAACTTCTCAAAGGTGGATTTTTAAACTTGCTAATTCTGAATTGTTAAGTACTTTTATTCTTGAGCTATATGTGGTTGGTCTTGGATTTATAAATCTGACCGTGATCATTGTTATCTTTATATATAGGCTGGTGAGGGTAGTGACATAGATGGGGACGCTATGGGTAAGGCATCACCATACTCTCCTTCGCTTCCTGTTAACGGTGTTGCATCCAGACACGGAGTTGATGCATCTAAACAAAATGGTTCTCCTGTTAGTGGTTTACCAGAAGGCAGCCCTGAGCTTGGGTTAGATGTACCAGTTGATGGGAGGATCAACGTGGTACCTTTTGAGTTCAGAGCTCTTGAAGTCTGTCTTGAGTCTGCTTGCAGGTGCCTTGAATCAGAGGTTTGATTCTTGCAATGCAATCTTATGATAATTTTTTCTGTCATATATTTTTgtctagagttttttttttctaaacacaCAAAATAACATTGTAGAAAtgaagttcttggaggtcttcatgtggtattaaaacaATGGCAACTGTATTTTTTTTGCAGTTTTTTCTTTTCAAGATTCTCCAAGAACTTCACTTTTTGGGATAAATTTTGTGATTTTTCATTGTTCACTTTTTATGCTTCAGAAAAAATCGATTCaatatttgttatttttctttaaggttTGTGGAACTCGCCAATATTAATAAGACATGAAAATGATAAGATACAAACCAAAAACAACAGCAACATGGCATGCCTTCTCTTATGCATTTCCGCTCCAAACATCTGAAGGGTGAATTTTTGGTTGTCACCATGGATTCAATTGGATTTAAAAGGAAGATGCTGGAGATAGTAGTTGCAATATGATTATGATAACTGCTAAATAGTATGCAAAAAGGAAGTAGATTCAGTTTTATTACCTATATTGGTATGTGCTTCATACTTGAGAAACTGTTTTGCATCGTACGTCACATGAGCCATGTACcatgtcaatttcattcattatGCCTTTGTTCTTTtacttttctcttaatttttcCCATATTCTTTTCTTTGCTGATCCATGTTTTTTCTTGACTAAATGGCTGCTTCCTGATGCATTTTATGTTTTCATATATCTCATGTTGTTTAGCTAATATTTTCTATCATGGTGTAAACATGACTACTTCCCTACTCATATTATCCAGACTAGTGTCTAATTCATTTACATTTTTGTTATTTGCCTACTAGGCTACTACTTAAGCAGATTACTGGGTTAATTTTTCTCAGAAtaccttttttctttttctttcctcttgatcttTCCTATTATCTCCTGGTTGGCTGATACATGTCTTTCCTTGCAGTAAATGCCTGCATTCTGATTCTTTATGTTGTCTGTATCTCCTTTTAGTTTAGCTGATGTTCTTTCTTGTGGAATAAAGATGCCAGCTTCCTGACTTACATTTGCTGAATTATTTGCCTATTACTAAGATTGTTTGTCTTTACTAACATGTTTGTGTTCTTATTTCTAGTTATCATTTTAGACATTCACCTTTCCCTTGTTTGGTCTGCTAAGGCTTGCTAAATTTTATTTCATAAGAAGCTATTCTTATTTTGTCTCTTCATGGAAAACATCTTGTTCAATTTCTTTTAATTATATCTTCAGTACAAGTGCATCATCTTAGATGATATAATTCATTGAAGTGTGTTgtcaatgttctgactagtcagGCACTGGTTCTTGCAAGAATTTTCCCATAGGAAGTATATTTATACCTTCAATAGTGAGTTCAATTTAGATGTTATACTATTTTACTGTCATATTGATAGAATGTTTCAATTATTCATCATACGGATGCTCTTTTGGCTTTTATTCAGACACTAACCTTGGAAAAAGAAGCTTATCCAGCCTTAGATGAACTGACTTCAAAAATTAGTACTCTTAATCTTGAGCGTGTCAGACAAATCAAGAGTCGCTTGGTGGCATTATCAGGGCGTGTGCAGAAGGTAATGTATAACTATATTACTTGAAGTTAATAAAGATACATGTTACATTCTTACTGCCAATATGCAGCAAATTTTGTTTTTTGAGATGTATAGTTCAATACTACTTTCTTGATGCTATCAATTTTACCACCTTTCCTATGGTTTTAGATGTTAAGCATGGATTCttagttcttttgttttcttgtgAAGCATTGAACATTTTTCATTCCTTTtggattttaattatgtttactATGTACTTTACATGCAGGTCAGAGACGAACTGGAACATTTACTTGACGATGACATGGACATGGCTGAGATGTATCTTACGGATAAACTTACTCATCAGCGAGCTGGTGAATCTTCCTCGAGGATTAACTTGGAGAATGATGCATCTGAGCAGGAAGATGGGTGAGTGATCGTTAGGTTTTTAGAAGACAGCAAATAGAATGAAAATTATAGAATAAACTATTTCAACATATCAAGACACTTTTCATAATTGATGAGTTCGTCAAAGTACTAATTTCATTGCCCTTTTTTTTCTTCTGACATATATTGAATCCGTAGAAATTGCTGATATTATGCCGCACACTTTACACCGCACATCCTGTCAGCacctaatataatttttttttagacttAATACTATACCCTAACCCCTAAATTCTAAAGCCAAAACCATAAATGGCTAAACCCGAAGAttaacaaaaaggaaaaaaaatgttgTACACCACACAGGCGCCAACTGCGTGGTGCACAGCATTttcgtgtgtgtgtgtgtgtgtgtgtgcatttaaaatcaaatgatggTGTTTTGAAACCAGTGTACAAAAGTATTGAGTTGTATTTTTTTTCGTATATTAAattttcttcatttctgcatGAATTAAATAATTGTGTCTGATGGATATATTCCATTTTATGGGTTCTAAACCTATTATCTTGTAGTAATTCATCTTTTGAACGTAGTTTGGTTGCTACTTAGCACTATCGGTTTTTATTTATATTGGATTACTAAGCAGTGCAGCTCAACAAATAACCAACTGCAAACTGCCTAAAATAGTTGACTATGTTCAAATGTGTAGATTTGACTGGTCTTATAAGACTGCGGTATTGAATTTtagcttattttattttttgaaatttcttaTGAAAACCATTTAAGATAATTAAGTGCTTTACATGAAATTTTGCATGTTAAGGGATGATGAATTGGGAGTTGAAACAGAAAGCAGTCAAGAAAGCTTAGGAGTCTTAAAGCCCAATATTGAGGAGCTGGAGATGCTTTTGGAGGCTTACTTTGTGCAGATTGATGGCACTCTTAACAAGCTCTCTCATGTATGTTTATGCATTTTCACTGCCAACTGTCAAGCTTTGCTATCTTTTATTTATTATCTATCACCAATATTAAAGCCGGAAACCTCTGAGCACATATTTTTAAGAAATTGTTTATTACTTGAGAAAATTCATGATGCGCATGTAATCATGAACACAGACAGAATCGTTACTACTATCAAGGAAAATATCTGTAATCATAACTAAATGAGTCTAGTAATTTGGAATAGTTGGTCACTTTGGTGGAGTTTCTCTTTCCATCATTAGTCAAGGAAGCCAGTCAGCTTGTGGCTCTCTTTGCCTAAAACCTGAAGAATCCCACTAGCTACAACCTATACTAAGCTCAGTATTTGTAATCTGACTCATCACCTTTTGGCTTACACTAAGCATAACCTTCATGGCCTAACTCAGCTGACCTTGCTTCATCCCCCAATTATGTGCCTCTATCCCCTACATTATTCCTCTTTTATCAATGTGGAACTAGATGAAGCTAATCATCTTGTGAGATGTTGCTTGCTATAagacatgtttagaattggttGTCTTATTGTATAATCTCTATCTAAAGGTAAATTCTTTGTTTATTAGGTATGTTCATGGTTAATTCCAATTTtctcatttcttttctttttcctccacAAGACTGACGTGCCTATTTATTCTCTTGGGATGCATGAAGTTGAGGGAGTATGTTGACGACACAGAGGACTACATCAACATTATGCTGGATGAGAAGCAAAATCAACTGCTGCAAATGGGAGTCATGCTGAGCACTGCCACTGTGGTGACCACTGCTGGTGTGGTGGTTGTAGGTCTATTTGGTATGAACATTGGCATTGACTTATACAGCGCTCCCTACCACAAATTCTGGGAAACAACCTGGGGCACTGTTGTCGGCTGTGTGATTCTCTATATTTTAGCGATTGCATTCGGTAAGAGGAGCGGGTTGCTTCAGTGACAGGCATTTCCCTGTAGATTCCTGTAAAATGAATGGAAGGAACCTATCAGTTTCATATTCGATCCGAACTCAACTCAGCTAACTGAGAGGGAGCTCTGTGAAAGTGCTTCCGAGTTCATTCCAAGTCCACGGTACCGTATAACATCTATTCTTTTGGGTTGCCCTTGTAGCTTCTCTGGAGAATGTTAATAAAGGTGTTGATAGTGTGCTTTAACTACTTATTTGTTATCAAATAAAAGACGGACTTGGGAATTCTATGGCATTGCTAAACTTTTTATCAATAAGAAAGGGTTATTTTTATCGTcgagttcttttatttttaaagatatGATATTTAACTCTAACTTTAAGAGGATGTCGTATCACAGTATGTTTTTAGGATGTTGGTAAAAGATGACTGTCTGATCTCagtatttttatcaatttattttagGGTCAAggtaaattatatataattataagCTCTTGGAATAGTAATTAGTAAATTATATATGATTATTAGTTCTTGGATAATAATTAGTGTATGAGAGGTATTTATCTTGGATATGTCGAGATTTAAATTCTAGATCTCAAGTTGACAAGATTTTATTTACTAACCATTAGATTATCCTGAAGGGACTAGCATGTTTAATACATTGGTAA
Coding sequences:
- the LOC122046970 gene encoding magnesium transporter MRS2-F-like isoform X1; translated protein: MMRSPKPAPDEDIHHRIAVGTAGRRKGTVNRAWLVVSDSGRSYHEEVGKYSIMRRTGLPGRDLRVLDPLLSYPSTILGRERAIVINLEHIKAIITATEVLVPNSKDPMVAPFVQDLQSRVFSSYGAPQQEAGEGSDIDGDAMGKASPYSPSLPVNGVASRHGVDASKQNGSPVSGLPEGSPELGLDVPVDGRINVVPFEFRALEVCLESACRCLESETLTLEKEAYPALDELTSKISTLNLERVRQIKSRLVALSGRVQKVRDELEHLLDDDMDMAEMYLTDKLTHQRAGESSSRINLENDASEQEDGDDELGVETESSQESLGVLKPNIEELEMLLEAYFVQIDGTLNKLSHLREYVDDTEDYINIMLDEKQNQLLQMGVMLSTATVVTTAGVVVVGLFGMNIGIDLYSAPYHKFWETTWGTVVGCVILYILAIAFGKRSGLLQ
- the LOC122046970 gene encoding magnesium transporter MRS2-F-like isoform X2, whose translation is MMRSPKPAPDEDIHHRIAVGTAGRRKGTVNRAWLVVSDSGRSYHEEVGKYSIMRRTGLPGRDLRVLDPLLSYPSTILGRERAIVINLEHIKAIITATEVLVPNSKDPMVAPFVQDLQSRVFSSYGAPQQEAGEGSDIDGDAMGKASPYSPSLPVNGVASRHGVDASKQNGSPVSGLPEGSPELGLDVPVDGRINVVPFEFRALEVCLESACRCLESETLTLEKEAYPALDELTSKISTLNLERVRQIKSRLVALSGRVQKVRDELEHLLDDDMDMAEMYLTDKLTHQRAGESSSRINLENDASEQEDGDDELGVETESSQESLGVLKPNIEELEMLLEAYFVQIDGTLNKLSHTDVPIYSLGMHEVEGVC